One window from the genome of Cucumis melo cultivar AY chromosome 12, USDA_Cmelo_AY_1.0, whole genome shotgun sequence encodes:
- the LOC103488724 gene encoding transcription termination factor MTERF15, mitochondrial: MAGRILIGSTAFLRRVISTSILSSSFQQIHHISAKPVPTSSNHPQISLNHSNLLHKIGFTQSQICDFLSQNHLFFTNSNFHDIEASLPLLLSFKIPPKDLVSIVFDCPAVLDLEFLKKWKVSLSLIDLPDVTVSMIRSMLVLSQRFELDPNLFRGTVDLLKRFGISDAAVIRVLEDYPEIVFTDEEEILRTIEFLMGIGIRRYEIDRIICSIPRVLGFRVEGRLRSLICEFNDLGFRQNVIVREIVREPRILATELGEISRCVELLRNLKCRNSIKEKIFREGSFRAAFEVKQRVDCLCKHGLIRTRAFKLLWKEPRLVTYEIENIEKKIDFLIHKMKYGVDSLIDVPEYLGINFEKQIVPRYNVIEYLDSKGWLGSQVGLREIIKPSRLRFYNLFVKPYPECGKMFGKFAGDNRTESPSRHPIGLWKAFKPPRYPESKEDIENMKSFMESLV, from the coding sequence atgGCGGGAAGAATCTTAATCGGAAGTACCGCATTTCTCCGACGAGTGATTTCCACCTCAATTCTTTCCTCCTCGTTCCAGCAAATCCACCATATTTCAGCTAAACCAGTTCCCACTTCCTCCAATCATCCCCAAATTTCCTTGAATCACTCTAATCTCCTTCACAAGATCGGCTTCACACAATCCCAAATCTGCGATTTCCTTTCACAGAATCATCTCTTCTTCACCAATTCCAATTTCCATGACATTGAAgcttctctaccccttcttctTTCCTTCAAAATTCCCCCGAAGGATCTCGTTTCCATCGTCTTCGACTGTCCCGCAGTTCTGGACTTGGAGTTTCTCAAGAAATGGAAGGTAAGTTTGTCTCTAATTGATTTACCCGATGTTACTGTATCCATGATTCGGAGTATGCTGGTATTATCTCAACGGTTTGAGCTTGACCCGAATCTTTTTCGTGGAACTGTTGATTTATTGAAACGTTTTGGGATTAGTGATGCTGCCGTGATTAGGGTTTTAGAGGATTACCCTGAAATAGTGTTCACGGACGAGGAAGAAATCTTGCGAACGATTGAATTTCTGATGGGAATTGGAATTCGAAGGTATGAAATTGATCGGATCATTTGCTCGATTCCCAgagttttagggtttagggtcgAGGGCAGATTGAGGAGTTTGATTTGTGAGTTCAACGATTTGGGGTTTCGTCAAAACGTGATTGTTAGAGAAATTGTTAGGGAACCGAGAATTTTAGCCACAGAATTAGGAGAAATTTCAAGATGTGTCGAGTTGCTTAGAAATCTGAAATGCAGGAACTCAATCAAGGAGAAGATCTTTAGAGAGGGTTCTTTTAGAGCTGCATTTGAAGTGAAACAGAGAGTTGATTGTTTATGTAAACATGGGCTGATTCGTACAAGGGCATTTAAATTGCTATGGAAAGAGCCGAGGTTGGTCACTTATGAAATAGAGaacattgaaaagaaaattgacTTCTTGATTCATAAGATGAAATATGGTGTTGACAGTTTGATTGATGTTCCGGAATATCTAGGAATCAATTTCGAAAAACAGATTGTTCCGCGTTACAATGTGATCGAATATTTGGACTCAAAAGGCTGGCTTGGTTCTCAGGTTGGTTTGAGGGAAATTATCAAGCCTAGCAGGCTCCGGTTCTACAACCTTTTTGTTAAGCCTTATCCAGAATGTGGGAAGATGTTTGGAAAATTTGCGGGAGATAACAGAACGGAGAGCCCAAGTCGGCATCCTATTGGACTATGGAAGGCCTTCAAACCACCAAGATATCCAGAATCAAAAGAGGACATTGAAAACATGAAGTCCTTCATGGAATCTCTTGTTTAG